CCAGTAGGTCAAGTGAACCGTCTTCAAAGTCTAGCGCGAACATTCGATCCAAAGAGAGAAGGCAAGCCAAGAGCGCAGCCACCCACAATACCCCAGGTGCAATCCGTCCCAACAGATTGGTCTCAGGGCCGACACCAAATGGGATGAGGACAACGACAATAAGGAAGAACGAGAGCCCAAGGCCGAAGCCCCCTCCTGCGCGGACAGCGAGGCGCAAATCCCGTCTCAGAAGCGCCATCATAGAAAAGCCTCATCAAAGTTATCCTCAAGAGCAGACGTTGCCTTATATGCGCCAATATCAAGCGATATTGCATTTTTTAGGCCCAGATCAATATGTGTGGCCATGATCGCAGCACCCCCTGCTTCTAAGTGAGCTTCAATGACCTTGCCAAACATAGCGACCGCGACTTGATCCAGAGAGACTGTCGGTTCATCGAGAACCCAAACTGGCCGGCCTGTGACCATCAATCGCGCGAGCCCAAGTCTGCGCTTTTGTCCAGCCGACAGCATCCCAGCGGGCCTGTCTCTCAAGTCGGATAAAGCAAATGCAATCATTGCAGGCTCGATACCCTGTGTCCCAAAGACGCTAGCCCAAAAAGCCAAATTCTCCTCGACCGAAAGCGTCGCCTTTATGCCATCCACATGCGCAGCATAAGCCATCATATCAGGATCAAGATTTATCTCACCTGCCAATGCAGGCTGCAATCCAGCAAGGGTTCGCAACAAAGTGGTTTTGCCAATCCCGTTGGGGCCACGGATCACAAGAGCCTGTCCAGCACTGAGGCTAAAGCTCACATCTTTCAGCACAGCCAAACCACCACGTGCAACGCTAAGTTTTTGAACGTGAAGCTCCATAGAGAAGTCCTTAAACAGGTAAGGCGGCAAGGGCAACGCGGCGGCCTTCTGCCGCAAGTACATTGTAAGTTCGGCATGCAGCGGGTGAATTCATGACTTCAACACCCATTCCTGTCGCTTCAATTTTTTGTCGCAAGTCTGACGGCAAATGTGCAATTTCAGCACCTGTTCCCACAAAAATCACATCAACTGCCCCCTGAAGCGCAAGGAGGCTCTGAAAGTCGTCATATCCCTCCCAAAGCTTTGCGCCCTCAGCAGTCAAAAGCATTCCGCTCTCGATACGATGACCTCCAATTTTGAAAAAACCCTGTCCATAGCTCTCGACAGGCTGGGCTTCGGCAAAGTGCATTTCAGTCAATTTCATATTTCAGTCCCAGAGAGGCAGTGATGTTAGTGCCGCAGTAAAAATTACTGCGTAGGCTATCCCGCGATAAAGCTTTTCACGAGCGGGGTCAAAAATCTTTGCCCCTAAGATGTTTCCAGCCACAGAAGGCACAAGAAATAACAGCCCCAAAGTGATAGGCAGAGCGTCAAGATGCCCTTTCATAGCGAACCAAAACAGCAAAAAAACGTCGAAGACAAACAAATACATCATGATATTTGCGCGGATACAGCTGACCGCTTTGGTGCTTGCAGCAAAAAGCATGATGATGGGAGGACCGGGCAATCCAACAGCACCCCCTGTGATGCCTGCAATGGCTCCGCCTACATAAAGCAGCTTTGGCGTTATTTGGCCCCGGTAGCGCAGCCCCGCCAACAAAGATAAAG
This genomic window from Lentibacter algarum contains:
- the ccmA gene encoding heme ABC exporter ATP-binding protein CcmA yields the protein MELHVQKLSVARGGLAVLKDVSFSLSAGQALVIRGPNGIGKTTLLRTLAGLQPALAGEINLDPDMMAYAAHVDGIKATLSVEENLAFWASVFGTQGIEPAMIAFALSDLRDRPAGMLSAGQKRRLGLARLMVTGRPVWVLDEPTVSLDQVAVAMFGKVIEAHLEAGGAAIMATHIDLGLKNAISLDIGAYKATSALEDNFDEAFL
- a CDS encoding Mth938-like domain-containing protein, producing the protein MKLTEMHFAEAQPVESYGQGFFKIGGHRIESGMLLTAEGAKLWEGYDDFQSLLALQGAVDVIFVGTGAEIAHLPSDLRQKIEATGMGVEVMNSPAACRTYNVLAAEGRRVALAALPV
- a CDS encoding sulfite exporter TauE/SafE family protein is translated as MWMPELISHAAQHDGFYWLILVVFIAGVVRGFSGFGTAMVFIPFASQFMDPVSVLVALTVMDIFGPIPNLPRAWRDGEPSSVARLGFATLVALPAGIYFLLAVPAEIFRYAVSILAIVVPLSLLAGLRYRGQITPKLLYVGGAIAGITGGAVGLPGPPIIMLFAASTKAVSCIRANIMMYLFVFDVFLLFWFAMKGHLDALPITLGLLFLVPSVAGNILGAKIFDPAREKLYRGIAYAVIFTAALTSLPLWD